One region of Gossypium raimondii isolate GPD5lz chromosome 6, ASM2569854v1, whole genome shotgun sequence genomic DNA includes:
- the LOC128041865 gene encoding BAG family molecular chaperone regulator 5, mitochondrial, with product MKSSRQFSYSSSSTSTLVFTFNSDHSNSPQQPKEIPIETPVPITVHLPDAASVAAATKIQSVYRAHVIRNLYKQISDVNSSADRLQHLIQRQETVDAIRNDEKEKLRINETLMGLLLKLDSVPGLDPTVREGRRKVSRRIVGLQEIVDGISETKVEDDGEWWCGQPRGIFTMKDWDEVVEVMEEEVCKERGGAEMERFCAEYLGFRCLQRFLRE from the coding sequence atgaaaTCCTCTCGCCAATTCAGCTACTCATCGTCTTCAACCTCCACACTAGTCTTCACTTTCAACAGCGACCACTCAAATTCTCCTCAACAACCCAAAGAAATCCCCATCGAAACCCCAGTCCCAATCACCGTCCACCTCCCCGACGCCGCCTCCGTCGCAGCCGCAACCAAGATCCAATCAGTTTACCGAGCCCATGTCATCCGCAACCTGTACAAACAGATCTCAGACGTGAATTCCTCTGCCGACCGTCTGCAACACTTGATCCAACGGCAAGAAACAGTGGACGCTATCAGGAACGACGAGAAAGAGAAGCTGAGGATAAACGAAACGTTGATGGGTCTTTTACTGAAACTGGATTCGGTACCAGGTTTGGATCCGACGGTAAGGGAAGGGAGGAGGAAAGTGAGCCGTAGGATCGTGGGGTTGCAAGAGATAGTAGATGGGATATCGGAAACGAAAGTGGAGGACGACGGAGAGTGGTGGTGTGGACAGCCGCGTGGGATATTTACGATGAAGGATTGGGATGAAGTGGTGGAAGTGATGGAGGAGGAAGTGTGTAAAGAGAGAGGTGGGGCGGAAATGGAGAGGTTTTGCGCCGagtatttagggtttagatgCTTACAGAGGTTTCTACGCGAGTGA
- the LOC105773047 gene encoding uncharacterized protein LOC105773047 has product MKTKKVHNLALGMAVLVILLSWMAFPALACSYNGGGSNNKGCKDCIAEQMKYGCPRCVPLLRCMARCLWGGSSRSKCMRRCDCDGGKPTLSDCKKCMSRCKCSCVA; this is encoded by the coding sequence ATGAAGACGAAGAAGGTGCATAATTTAGCTTTGGGTATGGCGGTTCTGGTGATATTATTGTCATGGATGGCTTTTCCAGCTCTAGCTTGTTCCTATAATGGCGGCGGTAGTAATAATAAAGGGTGTAAAGACTGCATTGCCGAGCAAATGAAATACGGTTGTCCAAGGTGTGTGCCGCTTCTACGGTGCATGGCACGGTGCTTGTGGGGCGGAAGTTCCAGGTCTAAATGCATGAGGCGGTGTGATTGCGACGGTGGGAAGCCGACACTTTCCGATTGTAAGAAATGCATGTCACGGTGCAAATGTAGTTGTGTTGCTTGA
- the LOC105773294 gene encoding uncharacterized protein LOC105773294 isoform X1, with translation MRRSRKDGDSVDEERDSRRRRIVDSPSSPAEEPLVPYNDDEDDERRVLDHSGGAEEVGRRVETEEEDDDDDDDDDPYGRGSILDKSNRQVEVRRDCPYLDTVNRQVLDFDFERFCSVSLSNLNVYACLVCGKYYQGRGKKSHAYTHSLEAGHHVYINLRTEKVYCLPDGYEINDPSLDDIRYVLNPRFSREQVEQLDKNKQWSRALDGSDYLPGMVGLNNIQKTDFVNVTIQSLMRVTPLRNFFLIPENYQHCRSQLVHRFGELTRKIWHARNFKGQVSPHEFLQAVMKASKKRFRIGVQSEPVEFMSWLLNTLHADLRISKKSSSIIHKCFQGELEVVKETQNKAISERKEGGGEHNGALKIMDGATENNNIGTETYRMPFLMLGLDLPEPPLFKDVMEKNIIPQVPLFNILKKFDGETVTTTVRPPARMRYRVTRLPQYLIVRMSRFTKNNFFREKNPTLVNFPVKNLELKDYIPLPAPTKENEKLRSKYDLIANIVHDGKPDEGFYRVFVQRKSEELWYEMQDLHVSETLPQMVALSEAYMQIYEQQQ, from the exons ATGAGAAGAAGCAGGAAAGATGGTGATAGCGTAGATGAGGAACGAGACTCAAGACGGCGGAGGATTGTGGATTCTCCTTCTTCACCTGCTGAAGAACCGCTTGTGCCTTAcaatgatgatgaagatgatgaaaggAGGGTATTGGATCACAGTGGTGGGGCAGAAGAAGTTGGCCGAAGGGTTGAaactgaagaagaagatgatgatgatgacgatgaCGATGATCCATATGGGAGAGGATCAATTTTAGACAAATCAAATCGCCAGGTTGAAGTACGAAGAGACTGCCCTTACCTTGATACTGTTAACCGACAG GTgctagattttgattttgagagGTTTTGTTCGGTCTCTTTGTCAAATTTGAATGTGTATGCATGTCTGGTATGTGGGAAGTATTACCAAGGAAGAGGGAAGAAGTCCCATGCTTACACTCATAGTCTCGAAGCAGGACATCATGTCTATATCAATCTTCGAACTGAGAAGGTGTATTGTCTCCCTGATGGATATGAAATTAATGACCCGTCATTAGATGATATACGATATGTTCTAAACCCAAG GTTTTCCAGAGAACAAGTTGAACAACTTGACAAGAACAAGCAATGGTCTAGAGCACTTGACGGTTCAGATTACCTTCCAGGAATG GTGGGATtgaataatattcaaaaaacTGATTTTGTCAATGTCACCATTCAATCTTTAATGAGAGTTACTCCCTTGAGGAACTTTTTCCTCATCCCTGAAAATTACCAGCACTGTAGATCTCAGCTTGTTCATCGATTTGGGGAGCTCACACGAAAGATTTGGCATGCTCGAAACTTTAAAGGACAG GTGAGCCCTCACGAGTTTCTACAGGCCGTTATGAAAGCCAGTAAAAAACGGTTTCGAATAGGTGTGCAGTCTGAGCCAGTAGAGTTTATGTCATGGCTTCTTAATACACTGCATGCAGATCTTAGAATTTCAAAGAAAAGTAGCAGCATCATCCATAAGTGCTTTCAG GGGGAACTGGAGGTTGTAAAAGAGACGCAGAACAAAGCTATTAGTGAGAGAAAAGAAGGTGGTGGGGAACACAATGGAGCTCTGAAGATTATGGATGGTGCAACTGAGAATAATAATATTGGTACCGAAACTTACAGAATGCCTTTTCTGATGCTTGGATTGGATTTGCCAGAACCACCTCTTTTCAAAGATGTGATGGAGAAAAATATAATACCTCAG GTTCCTTTGTTCAATATATTGAAGAAGTTTGATGGTGAGACTGTAACGACCACTGTTCGTCCTCCAGCGAGGATGAGATACCGTGTCACCAGATTGCCACAGTACTTGATAGTTCGCATGAGCCGCTTTACTAAGaataatttcttcagagaaAAGAATCCAACATTGG TTAACTTTCCTGTGAAAAACCTAGAGTTGAAGGACTACATTCCTCTGCCAGCACCGACCAAAGAGAATGAAAAGTTGCGGTCCAAGTATGATCTGATTGCTAATATTGTTCATGATGGTAAGCCTGATGAGGGGTTCTACAGGGTCTTCGTACAGCGGAAATCAGAAGAACTAtg GTATGAAATGCAGGATCTGCATGTTTCTGAAACACTTCCTCAGATGGTTGCATTGTCTGAAGCTTACATGCAGATATACGAACAGCAACAGTAG
- the LOC105773294 gene encoding uncharacterized protein LOC105773294 isoform X2 — protein sequence MVGLNNIQKTDFVNVTIQSLMRVTPLRNFFLIPENYQHCRSQLVHRFGELTRKIWHARNFKGQVSPHEFLQAVMKASKKRFRIGVQSEPVEFMSWLLNTLHADLRISKKSSSIIHKCFQGELEVVKETQNKAISERKEGGGEHNGALKIMDGATENNNIGTETYRMPFLMLGLDLPEPPLFKDVMEKNIIPQVPLFNILKKFDGETVTTTVRPPARMRYRVTRLPQYLIVRMSRFTKNNFFREKNPTLVNFPVKNLELKDYIPLPAPTKENEKLRSKYDLIANIVHDGKPDEGFYRVFVQRKSEELWYEMQDLHVSETLPQMVALSEAYMQIYEQQQ from the exons ATG GTGGGATtgaataatattcaaaaaacTGATTTTGTCAATGTCACCATTCAATCTTTAATGAGAGTTACTCCCTTGAGGAACTTTTTCCTCATCCCTGAAAATTACCAGCACTGTAGATCTCAGCTTGTTCATCGATTTGGGGAGCTCACACGAAAGATTTGGCATGCTCGAAACTTTAAAGGACAG GTGAGCCCTCACGAGTTTCTACAGGCCGTTATGAAAGCCAGTAAAAAACGGTTTCGAATAGGTGTGCAGTCTGAGCCAGTAGAGTTTATGTCATGGCTTCTTAATACACTGCATGCAGATCTTAGAATTTCAAAGAAAAGTAGCAGCATCATCCATAAGTGCTTTCAG GGGGAACTGGAGGTTGTAAAAGAGACGCAGAACAAAGCTATTAGTGAGAGAAAAGAAGGTGGTGGGGAACACAATGGAGCTCTGAAGATTATGGATGGTGCAACTGAGAATAATAATATTGGTACCGAAACTTACAGAATGCCTTTTCTGATGCTTGGATTGGATTTGCCAGAACCACCTCTTTTCAAAGATGTGATGGAGAAAAATATAATACCTCAG GTTCCTTTGTTCAATATATTGAAGAAGTTTGATGGTGAGACTGTAACGACCACTGTTCGTCCTCCAGCGAGGATGAGATACCGTGTCACCAGATTGCCACAGTACTTGATAGTTCGCATGAGCCGCTTTACTAAGaataatttcttcagagaaAAGAATCCAACATTGG TTAACTTTCCTGTGAAAAACCTAGAGTTGAAGGACTACATTCCTCTGCCAGCACCGACCAAAGAGAATGAAAAGTTGCGGTCCAAGTATGATCTGATTGCTAATATTGTTCATGATGGTAAGCCTGATGAGGGGTTCTACAGGGTCTTCGTACAGCGGAAATCAGAAGAACTAtg GTATGAAATGCAGGATCTGCATGTTTCTGAAACACTTCCTCAGATGGTTGCATTGTCTGAAGCTTACATGCAGATATACGAACAGCAACAGTAG
- the LOC105773295 gene encoding uncharacterized protein LOC105773295, producing MAQVLNLNSLGSSSLFTTRPESSGLLSINASRTQHVGRNWSSLVLRLKCNGRFCCLFSDNRREEQARKALESALGGKKTEFEKWNKEIKRREEAGGGDNAGGGGWFGWGGRFGWSNGDHFWQEAQQASLAILGIIVMYLVIAKGELLLAVIFNPLLYALRGTRDGFSYVTSKILGNGPVDSSNTVNNEAYVQVSAKESVLRKWGSN from the exons ATGGCGCAAGTTCTAAACCTAAACTCTCTCGGTTCATCTTCATTGTTTACGACCCGACCCGAATCATCTGGTTTACTGTCTATCAACGCTTCCCGCACTCAACATGTTGGCCGAAACTGGAGCTCTTTGGTGCTCAGGCTCAAATGCAACGGCAGATTTTGTTGCCTTTTCTCAGATAACCGCAGAGAG GAACAAGCTAGAAAAGCATTAGAAAGTGCACTTGGTGGAAAGAAAACTGAATTCGAGAAGTggaacaaagaaattaaaagaagagaGGAAGCAGGTGGTGGGGATAATGCTGGTGGCGGAGGTTGGTTTGGATGGGGTGGAAGATTTGGTTGGTCCAATGGCGATCATTTTTGGCAAGAAGCTCAACAAGCAAGCCTAGCTATTCTTGGTATTATTGTCATG TATCTTGTAATTGCAAAGGGGGAACTATTGCTGGCTGTCATCTTCAATCCATTGCTTTATGCTTTGCGAGGAACCAGAGACGGATTCTCCTATGTAACATCAAAAATCCTAGGAAATGGTCCTGTTGATTCTAGCAATACGGTAAACAATGAAGCATATGTTCAAGTTTCTGCTAAAGAGAGTGTTTTGAGAAAATGGGGAAGCAATTGA
- the LOC105772179 gene encoding uncharacterized protein LOC105772179, with translation MVSDQEIARGVENLLRQSDPSVATNLNGVVQQLEAKLGLDLSHKAGFIRDQINLLLSPPQTQAQPPPKDHFNLQHHPQFTSHHHHPQFPPHFALQHHSQFPSHELNFRQPHPPLTAQPPPQLQPQLQRHHPHHRQHHHHQQQPQQLQQPQPVASKAEVFTQNAATIATTEVPKESAPVGPKRRGGSGGLNKVCSVSPALQAIVGEPALPRTEIVKQLWAYIRKNSLQDPSNKRKIICDDALRVVFETDCTDMFKMNKLLAKHITPLDPSKESSQTRKGKVKVESTTEGVEPGPKPVILSEALAKFLGTGGREMLATEAENRVWEYIKVNRLEDPSNSMVVLCDANLRELLGCESISVMGVRETLLRHHLFKQS, from the exons ATGGTGTCGGACCAAGAAATAGCAAGAGGTGTGGAGAACTTACTCCGGCAATCGGACCCTAGCGTCGCCACCAacttaaacggcgtcgttcaacAGCTTGAAGCCAAGTTAGGTCTTGACCTTTCTCATAAAGCTGGTTTCATTAGGGACCAGATCAACCTCCTCCTCAGTCCACCACAAACCCAAGCTCAGCCACCTCCAAAGGACCATTTTAACCTCCAACACCACCCTCAATTCACttcccatcatcatcatcccCAATTTCCTCCCCATTTTGCCCTTCAACATCACTCACAATTTCCTTCTCATGAACTCAACTTCCGTCAACCGCATCCTCCTCTCACAGCTCAACCACCGCCGCAGCTTCAGCCACAATTGCAGCGGCACCACCCCCATCACCGTCAGCACCATCACCACCAGCAGCAACCTCAACAGCTTCAGCAGCCCCAGCCGGTTGCCTCCAAAGCCGAAGTTTTCACTCAAAATGCCGCTACCATTGCCACTACCGAAGTCCCTAAAGAAAG TGCTCCGGTTGGACCTAAAAGAAGAGGTGGATCAGGGGGTTTGAACAAAGTGTGTAGTGTTTCACCAGCACTTCAAGCCATTGTCGGCGAGCCAGCTTTGCCTAGGACTGAG attgtCAAGCAGCTATGGGCATATATAAGGAAAAACAGCCTGCAAGATCCGAGTAACAAGAGAAAGATCATTTGCGATGATGCCTTACGTGTGGTGTTTGAGACAGACTGCACTGATATGTTCAAGATGAACAAGCTGCTGGCAAAACATATTACCCCCCTCGATCCTTCAA AGGAATCGAGTCAAACTAGAAAAGGGAAGGTAAAAGTCGAGTCCACCACTGAAGGTGTTGAACCAGGGCCCAAACCTGTAATATTATCCGAGGCGCTTGCCAAGTTTTTGGGTACTGGAGGAAGAGAAATGCTAGCAACCGAGGCAGAAAATCGTGTTTGGGAGTACATAAAGGTTAATCGTTTGGAG GATCCGTCGAATTCAATGGTGGTACTGTGTGATGCCAATCTTCGTGAACTTCTTGGATGCGAAAGCATATCAGTGATGGGCGTACGGGAGACGCTACTACGACATCATTTATTTAAGCAGTCTTAA
- the LOC105772178 gene encoding cytochrome b561 and DOMON domain-containing protein At5g47530 has protein sequence MRGRRLTLKLTLSLSLITCFLLSSSYGQNCAKHSFPNNRVFKTCSDLPVLNSFLHFNYDTSSSKLEIAYRHSGIGSSRWVAWAINPTSTGMVGSQALVAYQQTNGTMRVYTSPITQYQTQLQEGELSFNVSDLSASYENDEIIIFATLGLSNNGTMLNQVWQEGGLNGNIPQMHVTSGANVQSMGTLNLVSGEAGTSNGGGSKLKKRNIHGVLNTVSWGILMPMGAIIARYLKVFKSADPAWFYLHVLCQFSAYVVGVAGWGTGLKLGSESVGIQFDAHRTIGIILFSLGTLQVFALLVRPKPEHKYRLYWNIYHHLVGYTVIILSVVNIFKGFDILEPEKKWKHAYIGVIVALASTAVLLEAYTWFVAVRRKRSESEGKLPYGGVNGGEGNGVYGHGVRTQQA, from the exons ATGCGAGGACGACGACTAACCCTAAAGCTCACTTTATCACTTTCTCTCATTACATGCTTCCTTTTATCATCATCCTACGGCCAAAACTGTGCCAAGCATTCATTTCCCAACAATCGTGTCTTCAAAACATGTTCTGATCTTCCTGTTTTGAACTCATTTCTTCATTTCAACTATGATACTTCATCAAGCAAGCTCGAAATAGCATACAGGCATAGTGGAATCGGATCATCTAGATGGGTTGCATGGGCTATAAACCCGACATCAACAGGTATGGTCGGGTCACAAGCACTTGTTGCTTATCAACAAACAAATGGTACTATGAGGGTTTATACATCGCCTATTACACAGTACCAAACACAGTTGCAAGAAGGTGAGTTGAGTTTCAATGTGTCTGATCTGTCTGCAAGTTATGAAAACGATGAGATTATTATATTTGCGACTTTGGGTCTTTCGAACAATGGTACCATGTTGAATCAAGTTTGGCAAGAAGGGGGCCTTAATGGAAATATCCCACAAATGCATGTTACTTCTGGTGCTAATGTTCAATCCATGGGTACTTTGAATTTGGTTTCTGGTGAGGCTGGAACAAGTAATGGTGGTGGTTCAAAGCTTAAAAAGAGAAAC ATACATGGAGTGTTGAACACAGTGAGTTGGGGTATATTGATGCCTATGGGTGCTATAATAGCAAGGTACTTGAAGGTATTCAAATCTGCTGATCCAGCTTGGTTTTATCTCCATGTTTTGTGTCAATTCTCGGCTTACGTCGTTGGGGTTGCTGGTTGGGGTACCGGTCTTAAACTCGGTAGCGAATCCGTTGGTATTCAATTTGATGCTCATAGAACCATTGGGATTATCCTTTTCAGCCTCGGAACACTTCAg gtaTTTGCATTGCTTGTAAGGCCAAAACCAGAGCATAAATACAGATTGTACTGGAATATATATCATCATTTGGTGGGATACACAGTGATAATCCTCAGTGTGGTCAACATATTCAAAGGATTCGACATATTGGAACCTGAGAAGAAATGGAAGCATGCTTACATTGGTGTCATCGTGGCTTTGGCATCTACTGCTGTCTTGTTGGAAGCTTACACATGGTTCGTCGCAGTGAGGAGGAAAAGGTCGGAAAGTGAAGGGAAACTGCCGTATGGCGGCGTTAATGGTGGTGAAGGAAATGGGGTGTACGGCCATGGTGTTAGGACACAGCAGGCATGA
- the LOC105772180 gene encoding thymidine kinase a encodes MSLSIFPTFSISQKSMLPTSISSMKSLISPPFSPLILHFPKTKPFAFFSLPSKPPNVSYPKFLHAKPSMPSPRSPIFSIPIRQSHIETPQSSLPCGEVHVIVGPMFAGKTTTLLHRIQAESNNGRTVAVIKSNKDTRYGLDSIVTHDGMKLPCWALANLSSFRQKIGPDAYDQLDVIGIDEAQFFEDLYDFCCEAADHDCKTVIVAGLDGDYLRRSFGSVLNIIPLANSVTKLTARCELCGKRAFFTLRKTDETETELIGGAEVYMPVCRQHYVDGQVVIGAARSVLESKKLQCGTCA; translated from the exons ATGAGCCTCTCCATCTTCCCCACTTTTAGTATATCTCAAAAATCAATGTTACCCACTTCTATTTCAAGcatgaaatccctaatttccCCTCCCTTTTCTCCCTTAATTCTTCATTTCCCCAAAACCAAACCTTTTGCCTTCTTCTCTTTACCCTCAAAACCCCCCAATGTTTCGTACCCTAAATTTCTCCACGCAAAACCTTCAATGCCTTCGCCAAGATCCCCGATTTTTTCAATCCCGATTCGACAATCGCATATAGAGACACCCCAATCTTCTTTGCCGTGCGGTGAGGTCCACGTCATCGTCGGACCCATGTTTGCTGGCAAGACAACCACACTTCTCCACCGAATCCAAGCTGAAAGCAACAATGGCAG AACTGTGGCtgtaataaaatcaaacaaggATACAAGGTATGGATTGGATTCAATTGTGACACATGATGGCATGAAACTACCATGTTGGGCATTAGCAAATTTATCATCATTCAGACAAAAGATTGGCCCCGATGCTTATGATCAG CTTGATGTCATTGGCATCGATGAAGCTCAATTCTTCGAAGACCTTTATGACTTCTGCTGTGAAGCTGCGGATCATGATTGCAAAACCGTGATAGTAGCCGGGCTGGATGGTGACTATTTAAG AAGGAGCTTTGGATCGGTGCTCAATATCATTCCCCTTGCTAACTCCGTGACGAAGTTAACGGCTCGATGTGAGCTTTGCGGAAAACGAGCTTTCTTTACCTTAAGGAAGACCGATGAGACAGAAACGGAGTTGATTGGTGGAGCCGAAGTTTACATGCCGGTATGCCGACAGCACTATGTGGACGGGCAAGTTGTGATTGGAGCTGCAAGAAGTGTGTTGGAATCAAAGAAGCTTCAATGTGGGACTTGCGCATAG
- the LOC105772181 gene encoding uncharacterized protein LOC105772181 isoform X1, with product MMEELTSRSEIRKELERERRRIRDRQRRQSMSLEEKEKHLARRRRNYQLRRQRAEMARLNPPISPIQLPLSNALTCVSVSDVSPRCNADVAVAADAFLRTDHGQQQRLILDTGNSHSLDVPAHKLAILPGKVRLNRIKHLARAINDPVGDGVSIGGLMKENGTSNCLSSKGLRLNRIKRLARTTNPAVQEILSQSHQSITEGCGEKG from the exons ATGATGGAAGAATTAACAAGCAGATCAGAGATACGAAAGGAGTTAGAGAGGGAACGTCGTCGTATAAGGGATAGGCAAAGAAGGCAATCAATGAGCcttgaggaaaaagaaaagcatttAGCCAGACGTCGAAGGAACTATCAATTGCGAAGACAAAGAGCCGAAATGGCTCGATTAAACCCTCCTATATCACCAATTCAATTACCTTTAAGTAATGCTTTAACTTGTGTTTCGGTTTCGGATGTTAGTCCTCGGTGTAATGCTGATGTTGCTGTTGCTGCTGATGCTTTTCTAAGAACGGATCACGGACAACAACAAAGACTGATTCTCGATACAGGAAACTCCCACA GTTTGGATGTCCCTGCTCATAAGTTAGCTATTTTACCTGGAAAGGTACGTTTGAATCGCATAAAACATCTGGCTCGAGCAATAAATGATCCTGTTGGTGATGGGGTTTCAATTGGTGGGCTGATGAAGGAAAATGGAACTTCCAATT GTTTAAGTTCAAAAGGATTGCGATTGAATCGTATTAAACGACTTGCTCGAACAACAAATCCTGCTGTGCAAGAGATTCTTAGTCAAAGCCATCAAAGCATAACAGAAG GATGTGGAGAAAAAGGATGA
- the LOC105772181 gene encoding uncharacterized protein LOC105772181 isoform X2, translating into MMEELTSRSEIRKELERERRRIRDRQRRQSMSLEEKEKHLARRRRNYQLRRQRAEMARLNPPISPIQLPLSNALTCVSVSDVSPRCNADVAVAADAFLRTDHGQQQRLILDTGNSHSLDVPAHKLAILPGKVRLNRIKHLARAINDPVGDGVSIGGLMKENGTSNCLSSKGLRLNRIKRLARTTNPAVQEILSQSHQSITEG; encoded by the exons ATGATGGAAGAATTAACAAGCAGATCAGAGATACGAAAGGAGTTAGAGAGGGAACGTCGTCGTATAAGGGATAGGCAAAGAAGGCAATCAATGAGCcttgaggaaaaagaaaagcatttAGCCAGACGTCGAAGGAACTATCAATTGCGAAGACAAAGAGCCGAAATGGCTCGATTAAACCCTCCTATATCACCAATTCAATTACCTTTAAGTAATGCTTTAACTTGTGTTTCGGTTTCGGATGTTAGTCCTCGGTGTAATGCTGATGTTGCTGTTGCTGCTGATGCTTTTCTAAGAACGGATCACGGACAACAACAAAGACTGATTCTCGATACAGGAAACTCCCACA GTTTGGATGTCCCTGCTCATAAGTTAGCTATTTTACCTGGAAAGGTACGTTTGAATCGCATAAAACATCTGGCTCGAGCAATAAATGATCCTGTTGGTGATGGGGTTTCAATTGGTGGGCTGATGAAGGAAAATGGAACTTCCAATT GTTTAAGTTCAAAAGGATTGCGATTGAATCGTATTAAACGACTTGCTCGAACAACAAATCCTGCTGTGCAAGAGATTCTTAGTCAAAGCCATCAAAGCATAACAGAAG GGTGA
- the LOC105772177 gene encoding scarecrow-like protein 13, with translation MQTSQKHQTRVNIHRLYHQPVKDVDQFCLPHIQILENNACSDIGSQGPSVSYQAYNDQIFTLESSTAAASIVAYDSPSAISVSSSRSPFSPQGSQSWMSDPHHSPDNTHGSPFSGSSVVDDSNGLKHKLRELEVSLLGPESDIIDSCNCCFTSGAHQAASMAGLNHEQLVDMIPRLDLKEVLIACGQALYDNDKSRVAGLMHVLEKMVSVSGEPLQRLGAYVLEGLRARLESSGSNIYKALKCQEPTSSELMSYMHILFRICPYWKFAYTSANAVIKEVMEYEQRIHIIDFQIAQGTQWMYLIAALSKRPGGPPFIRVTGIDDSQSNHARGGGLSIVGQKLSEFAKSYKVPFEFHDTSVSTSEIQVQNLNIRPGEALAVNFPYVLHHMPDESVTISNHRDRLLRLVKSLSPKVVTLVEQESNTNTSPFFSRYIETLNYYTAMFESIDVACPRDDKQRISAEQHCVARDIVNMIACEGQERVERHELLGKWRSRFMMAGFSPYPLSSLVTSAVRDMLKEYNNNYRVVEREGSLYLGWINRAMATSSAWR, from the coding sequence ATGCAAACGTCTCAGAAACACCAAACTCGGGTCAATATCCACAGGTTGTATCACCAACCTGTTAAGGATGTTGATCAATTTTGTTTGCCTCATATTCAGATATTAGAGAACAATGCATGTTCGGATATCGGCAGTCAAGGACCCAGTGTGTCCTATCAAGCCTACAATGACCAGATTTTTACTCTGGAATCATCCACGGCGGCTGCTAGTATCGTTGCTTATGATTCCCCTTCTGCTATAAGTGTCTCGTCGAGCAGGAGTCCTTTCTCTCCACAAGGTTCTCAATCGTGGATGTCTGATCCTCATCATTCCCCCGACAATACACATGGATCACCGTTCAGTGGATCTTCTGTTGTTGATGATAGCAATGGATTGAAGCACAAGTTACGAGAGCTGGAAGTCTCGTTGTTGGGGCCTGAATCGGATATTATAGACAGCTGCAATTGTTGCTTTACTAGTGGAGCTCACCAAGCTGCTTCAATGGCAGGCTTGAACCACGAGCAACTGGTGGACATGATTCCTAGATTAGACTTGAAGGAGGTGCTTATTGCTTGTGGTCAAGCGCTTTACGACAATGACAAGTCGAGAGTGGCAGGTTTAATGCATGTGTTGGAGAAAATGGTTTCTGTATCTGGGGAACCACTCCAACGATTGGGTGCTTATGTTCTTGAAGGGCTTAGAGCAAGGTTGGAATCATCGGGGAGTAATATCTACAAAGCCTTAAAATGTCAAGAACCGACAAGCTCGGAACTAATGTCTTACATGCATATTCTCTTTCGAATCTGCCCGTACTGGAAGTTTGCATACACATCAGCTAATGCTGTCATCAAGGAAGTCATGGAATACGAGCAGAGAATTCATATCATTGATTTCCAAATAGCACAGGGTACCCAATGGATGTACCTTATTGCAGCTCTTTCAAAACGCCCTGGTGGGCCTCCATTTATCCGTGTTACTGGTATTGATGATTCTCAGTCAAATCATGCTCGAGGTGGCGGACTTAGTATTGTGGGGCAGAAGCTATCGGAATTTGCTAAGTCGTACAAAGTGCCATTCGAGTTTCATGATACTAGCGTGTCTACTTCCGAGATTCAAGTACAGAATCTCAACATTCGTCCTGGGGAAGCCCTAGCCGTGAATTTCCCTTATGTATTGCATCACATGCCGGACGAGAGCGTAACCATCTCGAACCACAGAGACCGATTGTTGAGATTGGTGAAGAGTTTGTCCCCCAAAGTCGTCACCCTTGTTGAGCAAGAGTCTAACACCAACACATCCCCCTTTTTTTCTCGGTACATCGAGACACTCAATTATTACACAGCTATGTTCGAATCCATAGACGTAGCTTGTCCAAGAGACGACAAGCAAAGGATCAGTGCAGAACAGCATTGCGTGGCTCGGGATATTGTGAATATGATTGCTTGTGAAGGGCAAGAAAGGGTGGAAAGACACGAACTTCTCGGAAAATGGAGGTCGAGATTTATGATGGCTGGTTTTTCTCCATATCCGTTGAGTTCTTTGGTCACATCAGCGGTACGAGatatgttaaaagaatataaCAACAACTATAGAGTTGTAGAGAGAGAAGGGTCTCTCTATCTTGGGTGGATAAACAGAGCCATGGCAACCTCTTCTGCATGGAGGTGA